The following proteins are encoded in a genomic region of Cryptomeria japonica chromosome 11, Sugi_1.0, whole genome shotgun sequence:
- the LOC131860273 gene encoding uncharacterized protein LOC131860273 — protein MIQELEARRTIEDKIREKEHEIFKLNQAVGTLTAYLQEEKKEKEEVKVDLDMDMSLRESLVKKNEDLIKDLADANELLAKFNKSTAMLDEQIQSQRQKGETHGLGYTTFEKGDPFDTKDTLHVDKFAPKTKKTTKTFREDIQEIISKTRALFLTKKRLTRLLVGESQSVNVETEQILKNFLGLIPKEEEHERLKGEDLPENLNINDIIPDEIVFADTSTKQDPIIILDEETMLLGATSTDTGEVNTEAYKKDEEKIDEEMTEKSVNDQKDNAQTTKSTEAQEPPINDDDEDDDIVSIQGPINMDMLSPTELMEIASTMQSKAQNKIMKAQRKEAQTIQSAIDILSSILLETDIGSLRTPIDKLEHLVSLAGEQMESLEEATIKNVEKEYENRRIEQLMKSIDRDKVGLIVKLDLIKESLQTGGAARKGVVGGWGCSTAVGVVLGAEGAAGVLGGGALAARGQG, from the exons atgattcaagagttggaagccaggagGACTATTGAAGACAAGATCAGAGAGaaagagcatgagatctttaaactGAACCAAGCGGTTGGAACCCTGACTGCATATCTTcaagaggaaaaaaaagaaaaagaagaagtaaagGTTGATCTAGACATGGATATGTCCCTTAGAGAAAGTcttgtgaagaagaatgaagaccTTATTAAGGATTTGGCTGATGCTAATGAGTTATTGGCTAAATTTAACAAGAGCACTGCTATGCTTgatgaacaaattcaatcacagaggcAGAAAGGAgagacacatggcttgggatacacaacctttgagaaAGGAGACCCTTTTGATACCAAGGACACCTTGCATGTAGACAAATTTGCACCTAAGACAAAGAAGACCACTA AAACCTTTAGGGAAGATATTCAAGAAATTATTTCTAAGACAAGGGCATTATTTCTTACAAAGAAAAGATTGACAAGGTTATTAGTTGGTGAATCTCAATCTGTAAATGTTGAAACTGAGCAAATTTTGAAGAACTTTTTAGGACTTATTCCTAAAGAAGAAGAACATGAGAGATTAAAGGGAGAAGATCTCCCTGAAAATTTGAATATTAATGACATTATACCGGATGAGATTGTTTTTGCTGACACAAGCACTAAGCAAGATCCAATCATTATCCTTGATGAAGAGACTATGTTACTAGGAGCTACTTCAACCGATACAGGTGAAGTGAACACAGAAGCAtataagaaagatgaagaaaagatagaTGAAGAAATGACAGAGAAATCGGTGAATGACCAAAAAGATAATGCTCAAACCACTAAGTCAACAGAAGCACAAGAGCCACCG ataaatgatgatgatgaggatgatgacatTGTAAGCATTCAAGGACCAATCAATATGGACATGCTAAGTCCTACTGAGCTAATGGAGATTGCATCTACAATGCAATCTAAGGCACAAAATAAGATTATGAAAGCACAAAGAAAAGAggctcaaactattcaaagtgcaaTTGATATACTTTCCAGTATACTACTGGAGACTGATATTGGCAGTCTTCGTACACCTATTGACAAACTGGAACATTTGGTTTCATTAGCAGGTGAGCAGATGGAAAGCCTTGAAGAAGCTACAATTAAGAATGTGGAAAAGGAATATGAGAATAGAAGAATTGAACAATTGATGAAGTCTATTGACAGAGATAAAGTTGGTCTTATTGTCAAATTGGATCTAATTAAAGAATCATTACAAACTGGAG